One Candidatus Palauibacter scopulicola genomic window, CGGTCCAGCCATTCGGCCAACACGGACGAGCACCGGAGGCATTGGCTGGGATCGACCACCACGACGACGGTCGGCTCGCTTTGGGTCAGTTCCCGGAGAGTAGTACCGTCCGAGAGCGTCCAATCCATGGCGTCCGAGGCATGGTCCATGTTGCAACCGGCTACCGCAGTCCACGCGGCGAACCGACAAGTAGCCGCTACGCCGTGTGCACGTCCTGAAATGTTCGCCAATTGGGTCATTGTCAGTCGTAAGCCGAGGTTGTTCACCATCGGGATTGCCGGGAGGAGAAACGGACCCGACGGAGCGCAATATGAACCCCAAGACGCTGGGCCGCAAGGAACGTACACGCCTTGGGGGCTTGACACATCGCCGTATATAACTAGATTGTTGACTAGTTTATCAGCGGACGGAGGATGGCAGGATGCGCGAGGTAGGCACGTTCGAGGCGAAGACGCACCTCTCGGCGCTGCTCGAATCGGTAGCAGCCGGCGAGACGATCATGATCACGAAGCGAGGACGTCCCATGGCGAGGCTCGTTCCGCCGA contains:
- a CDS encoding type II toxin-antitoxin system prevent-host-death family antitoxin, with the protein product MREVGTFEAKTHLSALLESVAAGETIMITKRGRPMARLVPPKTSDLQTVDAAVARLKNLREQFGTLSVDEILAYRDEGRR